In Rhodococcus sp. NBC_00297, the following are encoded in one genomic region:
- a CDS encoding GntR family transcriptional regulator translates to MERTVRAMASGQPVTRSKSQLAYHFVKDRIARQEYTPGYRLVLGSIAKDLDMSVVPVREAIRQLEAEGLVTFERNVGAHVSMVDDSQYRYSMQALSVLEGAATAMAARRLSDDDIRRARSVNERMIESLSDFEPRLFTTLNQEFHSILFAKCPNPRLAALVDAEWGRLGHLRASTFTFVPGRARESVSEHEDIVALIETSAPLSRIEDAARRHRSATLDAYLTHEHPGENLGLPDF, encoded by the coding sequence ATGGAAAGGACGGTACGAGCAATGGCGTCAGGACAACCGGTGACCCGGAGCAAGTCACAACTCGCCTACCACTTCGTCAAGGACCGGATCGCGCGGCAGGAGTACACGCCCGGATACCGGCTCGTCCTCGGTTCCATCGCCAAGGACCTCGACATGAGCGTGGTTCCGGTACGTGAAGCCATCCGGCAACTCGAGGCGGAAGGGCTCGTGACATTCGAACGCAATGTCGGAGCACACGTCTCGATGGTCGACGACTCCCAGTACCGGTACAGCATGCAGGCGCTGAGCGTGCTCGAAGGTGCTGCGACAGCGATGGCCGCACGCCGACTCTCCGACGACGACATCCGACGCGCCCGCTCGGTCAACGAACGAATGATCGAGTCCCTCAGCGACTTCGAACCCCGCCTCTTCACCACCCTGAACCAGGAGTTCCACTCCATCCTGTTCGCCAAGTGCCCCAACCCGCGGCTGGCGGCCCTGGTCGACGCCGAATGGGGCCGACTCGGACATCTGCGCGCCTCGACGTTCACCTTCGTGCCCGGTCGAGCCCGCGAATCCGTCTCCGAACACGAGGACATCGTCGCGCTCATCGAGACGAGCGCGCCGCTCTCGCGCATCGAGGACGCCGCCCGTCGGCACCGCTCCGCCACCCTCGACGCCTACCTGACCCACGAACATCCCGGTGAGAACCTCGGCCTGCCCGACTTCTGA
- a CDS encoding fumarylacetoacetate hydrolase family protein, producing the protein MTTDVAPDSTNSVEAPKRPGKIIAVHLSYASRADQRGRRPAHPSYFLKPSSSVSTTGGTVERPGGTELLAFEGEIAVIIGTAARRVGVDDAWSHVSGVTAANDFGLYDLRANDKGSNLRSKGGDGFTPLGPRVIDARRVDPAALRIRTWVNGSLAQTDTTAGMIFPIAQLVADLSQHLTLEPGDVVLTGTPAGSSVVVPGDVVEIEVDAPDSPTVPSSGRLTTTVVQGSTPFDESLGSMPAVDDVQRSEAWGSTEAAGLQQPAPAFELTDALRAKLIQVPVAGLSQQLRKRGLNNVTIDGVTPLTAGVKLVGTARTLRFVPNREDLFDSHGGGYNAQKRTFDAVESGEVIVIEARGEKGSGTLGDILALRARARGAAGVVTDGGVRDRDAVADTGLAVFSSGVHPAVLGRRHVPWDHDITIACGGTTVQPGDVIVGDNDGVIVIPPHLVEEVVDAALLQEDQDAWIAEQVADGHAVDGLFPPNSEWKGRYEQWRQDNR; encoded by the coding sequence ATGACCACCGATGTAGCGCCGGACTCCACGAATTCCGTGGAAGCACCGAAGCGGCCGGGGAAGATCATCGCCGTCCACCTCAGCTACGCATCGCGAGCCGATCAACGGGGCCGACGGCCCGCGCACCCGTCCTACTTTCTCAAGCCGTCGAGCTCGGTGTCGACGACCGGCGGTACCGTCGAACGGCCCGGTGGCACAGAGTTGTTGGCCTTCGAAGGCGAGATCGCGGTGATCATCGGTACCGCGGCGCGCCGAGTAGGCGTCGACGACGCCTGGAGCCATGTCAGTGGGGTGACCGCAGCGAACGACTTCGGACTCTACGACCTGCGCGCGAACGACAAGGGATCCAATCTCCGCTCGAAGGGCGGTGACGGCTTCACTCCGCTCGGCCCACGGGTCATCGACGCGCGCCGAGTCGACCCGGCAGCCCTTCGCATTCGCACCTGGGTCAACGGTTCCCTGGCGCAGACGGACACGACCGCCGGCATGATCTTCCCGATCGCCCAACTCGTTGCCGACCTCTCGCAACACCTCACCCTCGAACCCGGCGACGTCGTCCTCACCGGAACACCCGCGGGCTCCTCCGTCGTCGTCCCCGGCGATGTGGTCGAGATCGAGGTCGACGCTCCGGACTCCCCCACCGTGCCGAGCTCCGGCCGGCTGACCACCACCGTCGTGCAGGGCAGCACGCCGTTCGACGAGAGTCTGGGATCGATGCCCGCCGTCGACGACGTCCAGAGGAGCGAGGCGTGGGGGTCGACCGAGGCCGCCGGCCTGCAGCAGCCCGCACCCGCCTTCGAACTCACTGACGCGCTGCGCGCCAAGCTGATTCAGGTACCCGTCGCCGGTCTCTCCCAGCAACTCCGCAAGCGCGGCCTGAACAACGTGACGATCGACGGCGTCACGCCGTTGACCGCCGGGGTCAAGCTGGTCGGGACCGCCAGAACCCTCCGATTCGTGCCCAACCGCGAAGACCTGTTCGACTCGCACGGCGGCGGATACAACGCCCAGAAGCGCACCTTCGATGCCGTCGAGTCGGGCGAGGTCATCGTCATCGAGGCACGCGGGGAGAAGGGTTCCGGAACCCTCGGTGACATCCTTGCGCTACGTGCGCGCGCCCGCGGCGCAGCCGGAGTCGTCACCGACGGCGGCGTCCGAGACCGCGACGCCGTCGCCGACACCGGCCTCGCTGTCTTCTCCTCCGGCGTGCACCCCGCCGTCCTCGGACGACGTCACGTTCCGTGGGACCACGACATCACCATCGCCTGCGGCGGCACGACAGTGCAGCCCGGAGACGTCATCGTCGGCGACAACGACGGGGTCATCGTCATCCCTCCACATCTCGTGGAAGAAGTCGTCGATGCCGCACTTCTCCAGGAGGATCAGGATGCCTGGATTGCCGAGCAGGTCGCCGACGGTCACGCTGTCGACGGGCTGTTCCCGCCCAACTCCGAATGGAAAGGACGGTACGAGCAATGGCGTCAGGACAACCGGTGA
- a CDS encoding MFS transporter, which produces MSAPHRPGHPGPITDRERRRVVFAAVVGTTVEWYDFFVYAAAAGLVFGQLFFQPAGEGVATILSFLTVGISFLFRPLGAFLAGHYGDRYGRRVVLMVTLVLMGVATTFVGLLPTYAAIGVAAPVMLIVLRILQGISAGGEWGGAVLMAAEHAPNDKRGVYAAAPQVGVPLGLLLASGVMALMTVVAPGEKFLQWGWRVPFLLSVVLILIGHYIRRRVEESPVFLEIADRKEQTKTPVVELFRHHWKLVIVAALVFSGNSAVGYMTTGGYIQNYATNSDGPVGLDRGPVLWAVAGSAVTWLIFTWIGAAVSDRIGRRSTYLIGWVLLLGALVPLFALVNTANVWVLFLGLMLLTVGLGFTYGPQAALYAELFPASVRFSGVSISYAIGAILGGAFAPMIAAALVRVTGTTTAVTVYLVAVVLVSVLATLMLRDRSGIPLGPDHEAEQSVSPIRTTAKV; this is translated from the coding sequence ATGAGCGCACCTCACCGACCGGGTCACCCTGGTCCCATCACCGACAGGGAACGTCGACGCGTCGTCTTCGCGGCCGTCGTCGGCACCACAGTCGAGTGGTACGACTTCTTCGTCTACGCCGCGGCGGCGGGACTGGTGTTCGGGCAGTTGTTCTTTCAACCGGCGGGAGAGGGCGTGGCGACCATCCTCTCCTTCCTCACCGTCGGCATCAGCTTTCTCTTCCGGCCCCTCGGCGCCTTCCTGGCAGGGCACTACGGTGACCGATACGGACGCCGTGTCGTCCTGATGGTCACGCTGGTGCTGATGGGGGTGGCCACGACGTTCGTGGGACTCCTCCCCACCTACGCCGCCATCGGCGTCGCCGCGCCGGTCATGCTGATCGTGCTGCGGATCCTGCAGGGCATCTCCGCCGGCGGTGAATGGGGCGGCGCTGTCCTCATGGCCGCCGAGCACGCTCCGAACGACAAACGTGGTGTCTATGCGGCTGCCCCACAGGTCGGCGTCCCCCTGGGGCTGCTGCTCGCCTCGGGTGTCATGGCGCTCATGACTGTCGTCGCTCCCGGTGAGAAGTTCCTGCAATGGGGATGGCGGGTGCCGTTCCTGCTCTCTGTCGTGCTGATCCTGATCGGGCACTACATTCGCCGGCGGGTGGAGGAGAGTCCGGTGTTCCTCGAGATCGCCGATCGGAAGGAGCAGACGAAGACGCCGGTCGTGGAGTTGTTCCGTCACCATTGGAAGCTCGTCATCGTTGCAGCGCTTGTGTTCTCGGGGAACAGTGCCGTGGGTTACATGACCACGGGCGGCTACATCCAGAACTATGCGACGAATTCCGACGGCCCCGTCGGGCTCGACCGCGGGCCCGTGCTGTGGGCGGTCGCGGGGTCGGCCGTCACCTGGCTGATCTTCACGTGGATCGGCGCGGCCGTGAGTGACCGCATCGGACGCCGCTCGACGTACCTGATCGGGTGGGTCCTTCTGCTCGGTGCCCTCGTACCGCTCTTCGCGCTGGTCAACACGGCGAACGTCTGGGTGCTGTTCCTCGGGCTGATGTTGCTGACGGTCGGCCTCGGCTTCACCTACGGCCCACAGGCGGCCCTGTACGCCGAGCTCTTCCCCGCCTCCGTGCGATTCTCCGGTGTCTCGATCTCCTACGCGATCGGTGCGATCCTCGGCGGGGCCTTCGCACCCATGATTGCCGCTGCGCTCGTGCGCGTCACCGGTACGACCACCGCGGTGACGGTGTACCTCGTCGCGGTGGTGCTCGTCAGCGTCCTCGCGACCCTGATGCTGCGCGATCGCAGCGGAATACCCCTCGGTCCCGACCACGAGGCCGAACAATCTGTGAGTCCGATCAGAACAACGGCAAAGGTCTGA